Proteins encoded by one window of Centroberyx gerrardi isolate f3 chromosome 21, fCenGer3.hap1.cur.20231027, whole genome shotgun sequence:
- the LOC139918910 gene encoding L-threonine 3-dehydrogenase, mitochondrial-like yields MLVVGFLRGAVRHAGCRPLCSAEGLSPAIRGFSSSPRQASTEGRTHPSSCTETDRPKILITGGLGQLGVGLAKLLRRQFGKNNVILSDIRKPPNHVYHNGPFIFSDILDYKNLREIVVNNNISWLVHYSAVLSAVGETNVSLAKEVNITGLHNILDIAAEHGLRVFVPSTIGAFGPSSPRDPTPELCVQRPRTIYGVSKVHAELMGEYYHHRYGLDFRCLRYPGIISADSQPGGGTTDYAVQIFHAAVKTGCFECNLRSDTRLPMMYIDDCLRATLEILEAPEDTLASRTYNINAMSFTPHDLTQEIQKVLPDLKVTYNVDPIRQAIADSWPMAFEDSAARRDWGWKHEYDLPELVQAMLTHITPGNRLAQAY; encoded by the exons ATGCTGGTGGTGGGGTTTCTGAGAGGTGCAGTGAGGCATGCTGGGTGCAGGCCCCTGTGCAGCGCCGAGGGTTTGAGCCCTGCAATACGTGGTTTCAGCTCCTCCCCACGCCAAGCCTCCACTGAAGGGAGAACTCACCCCTCGTCCTGCACAGAGACGGATCGCCCCAAAATCCTCATCACTG gaGGGCTTGGTCAGCTGGGAGTGGGGCTTGCCAAGTTGCTGAG gagacagtttggaaaAAACAATGTGATTCTCTCGGACATCCGGAAACCCCCCAACCATGTCTACCACAATG GTCCGTTCATCTTCTCTGACATCCTGGATTATAAAAACCTCCGGGAGATTGttgtcaacaacaacatcagctGGCTGGTCCACTACTCAGCCGTCTTGTCCGCTGTGGGAGAGACCAATGTCTCGCTGGCCAAAGAGGTCAACATCACag GTCTCCATAACATATTAGACATAGCAGCCGAACACGGTCTGCGTGTGTTTGTCCCCAGCACCATCGGTGCCTTCGGTCCGTCCTCACCCAGAGACCCCACCCCCGAGCTGTGTGTGCAGAGACCACGCACCATCTACGGCGTCTCCAAAGTCCACGCCGAGCTGATGGGtgag tACTACCACCACAGGTATGGGCTGGACTTTCGCTGTCTCAGGTACCCAGGCATCATCTCTGCTGACTCCCAGCCTGGCGGAGGAACCACAG ACTATGCCGTCCAGATCTTCCATGCAGCTGTGAAGACCGGTTGCTTCGAGTGCAACCTGCGCAGTGACACACGGCTCCCTATGATGTACATAG ATGACTGTCTGAGGGCGACCCTGGAGATCCTGGAGGCTCCGGAAGACACGTTGGCCAGCCGCACCTACAATATCAACGCCATGAGCTTCACACCACACGACCTCACCCAGGAGATACAGAAAGTGCTGCCTGACCTCAAAGTCACCTACAACGTGGACCCTATCCGACAGGCTATAG CGGACAGCTGGCCAATGGCATTTGAGGACAGCGCGGCGAGGCGGGACTGGGGCTGGAAGCATGAGTACGACCTCCCAGAGTTGGTGCAGGCCATGCTGACTCACATCACTCCAGGCAACCGGCTGGCACAAGCCTACTGA